Proteins encoded in a region of the Paucidesulfovibrio longus DSM 6739 genome:
- the lptE gene encoding LPS assembly lipoprotein LptE — MHDTGARNFISIRPVAALLGGALLLAALVSGCGYRLASQGPVALPEDQRTLCMDSVENPTLQTWLGPRLRSELRDELHRRGWTRWVRRSEADLLVRVVIERFSHSTKVSNEEDETLRSEASLTMHVQFVSRATDEVVWSSGTIAASESYFGASSTEADDSVTELAVRRAVDKLSERY; from the coding sequence ATGCACGATACTGGAGCCCGAAACTTCATCTCGATCCGCCCCGTTGCGGCGCTGCTCGGCGGCGCGCTGCTTCTCGCCGCGCTCGTCTCCGGCTGCGGCTATCGGCTCGCGAGCCAGGGGCCAGTGGCCCTGCCCGAAGACCAGCGCACCTTGTGCATGGATTCCGTGGAGAACCCCACGCTCCAGACCTGGCTCGGCCCGCGCCTGCGCTCGGAGCTGCGCGACGAGCTGCACCGCCGGGGCTGGACGCGCTGGGTGCGGCGGTCCGAGGCCGACCTGCTCGTGCGCGTCGTGATCGAACGCTTCAGCCACAGCACCAAGGTCAGCAACGAGGAGGACGAGACGCTGCGCTCCGAGGCCAGCCTGACCATGCATGTGCAGTTCGTTTCCCGGGCCACGGACGAGGTGGTCTGGTCTTCGGGCACCATCGCGGCCAGCGAGAGCTACTTCGGCGCGTCCTCCACCGAGGCGGACGATTCCGTGACCGAGCTGGCGGTGCGCCGCGCCGTGGACAAGCTCAGCGAGAGGTACTGA
- the radC gene encoding RadC family protein, with translation MDKPHYHGHRERLRERLLREPRGLADYEILELLLARTLPRQDTKPLAKELLRRFGSLHGALYAPEAQLAEIKGFGAALASSWALYRELWARLREPSALRREVLSGPEMVAEGAKARFGAKGTEEFWVALVDNQNRVISWECVSKGTVDQTAVYPREVMSLALRHQAAGMILVHNHPGGSPEPSDEDVRLTLRIKRAADDLGVRLLDHLVVTDREHYSFQGHGLL, from the coding sequence ATGGATAAACCGCACTACCACGGACACCGCGAGCGGCTGCGCGAACGGCTGCTGCGCGAGCCGCGCGGCCTCGCGGACTACGAAATCCTCGAGCTGCTGCTGGCCCGGACCCTGCCCCGGCAGGACACCAAGCCCCTGGCCAAGGAACTGCTCCGGCGTTTCGGTTCGCTGCATGGCGCGCTCTACGCGCCGGAGGCGCAGCTGGCCGAAATCAAGGGCTTCGGCGCGGCGCTGGCTTCGTCCTGGGCGCTCTACCGCGAGCTTTGGGCCAGGCTGCGCGAGCCGTCCGCCCTGCGGCGCGAGGTGCTTTCCGGCCCGGAAATGGTCGCCGAGGGCGCCAAGGCCCGTTTCGGGGCCAAGGGCACCGAGGAGTTCTGGGTGGCCCTGGTGGACAACCAGAACCGCGTCATTTCCTGGGAATGCGTCAGCAAGGGAACCGTGGACCAGACCGCGGTCTATCCGCGCGAGGTCATGTCCCTGGCCCTGCGCCACCAGGCCGCGGGCATGATCCTGGTGCACAACCATCCCGGCGGCAGCCCGGAGCCCTCGGACGAGGACGTGCGCTTGACCCTGCGCATCAAGCGGGCCGCGGACGATCTCGGCGTGCGCCTGCTCGACCATCTCGTGGTCACGGACCGCGAGCACTACAGCTTTCAGGGCCACGGGCTGCTCTAG
- a CDS encoding acylphosphatase, translating to MKTYHAVVDGLVQGVCFRAWTRDLARSLKLTGWVRNLPDGRVEAVAQGPDKALEAFADQLEVGSPLSRVSRVEGETGERAERYSSFEIRY from the coding sequence ATGAAGACGTATCACGCCGTTGTGGACGGGCTGGTGCAGGGAGTCTGCTTTCGCGCCTGGACGCGGGATCTGGCGCGCTCCCTGAAGCTGACGGGCTGGGTGCGCAACCTGCCGGACGGCAGGGTGGAAGCCGTGGCCCAGGGGCCGGACAAGGCTCTGGAGGCCTTTGCCGACCAGCTGGAGGTCGGTTCCCCCCTGTCGCGGGTCAGCCGGGTGGAGGGGGAAACGGGCGAACGTGCCGAGCGGTATTCCTCGTTTGAAATACGTTATTGA
- the holA gene encoding DNA polymerase III subunit delta has protein sequence MARPDVLFLVCPDGRLIGRKIESVLKDVGEYERKVFWGDDEPPLPEAFWKDITVQNLFATPKAVVVRRAHLLKVDDWDRVASALAAKPKTVLPFFCLEGEWKKKAPVPAALARRPLWKAAEKRGWVWEQPGLDAKGMSDFVRDWAAERGLRLAPGAQQALVRVLPLDARAATLELEKIELAAGDARSVTPDLAGLVAASQEMDFFAFTDALSQGGNAAEVWRRVLQDHLKQPKEQMLFPLLGSLAREARILGLILAGEESRAKVHPFVVKKKSGLARRLGPKGVAALFDLCMAAELGVKSGERRTDQALDKLVADLSCIYRG, from the coding sequence GTGGCCAGGCCGGACGTGCTCTTCCTGGTCTGCCCGGACGGACGGCTCATCGGACGGAAGATCGAGTCCGTGCTGAAGGACGTGGGCGAGTACGAGCGCAAGGTCTTCTGGGGCGACGACGAGCCCCCCCTGCCCGAAGCCTTCTGGAAGGACATCACGGTCCAGAATCTTTTCGCCACGCCCAAGGCCGTGGTGGTCCGCCGCGCCCACCTGCTCAAGGTGGACGACTGGGACCGCGTTGCCTCGGCCCTGGCCGCCAAGCCCAAAACCGTGCTTCCGTTCTTCTGCCTGGAAGGGGAGTGGAAGAAGAAGGCTCCGGTTCCGGCGGCCCTGGCCCGGCGTCCGCTCTGGAAGGCCGCGGAGAAGCGCGGCTGGGTCTGGGAGCAGCCCGGACTGGACGCGAAGGGCATGTCCGACTTCGTGCGCGACTGGGCTGCCGAGCGGGGCCTGCGGCTCGCTCCCGGAGCGCAGCAGGCTCTGGTGCGCGTCCTGCCCCTGGACGCCCGCGCCGCCACCCTGGAGCTGGAAAAGATCGAACTGGCCGCCGGGGACGCGCGCAGCGTCACCCCGGACCTGGCCGGGCTTGTGGCCGCCAGCCAGGAAATGGACTTTTTCGCCTTCACCGACGCCCTCAGCCAGGGCGGGAATGCGGCGGAAGTCTGGCGGCGGGTGCTTCAGGACCACCTCAAGCAGCCCAAGGAGCAGATGCTCTTCCCGCTGCTCGGCTCCCTGGCCCGCGAGGCGCGCATCCTGGGATTGATCCTGGCGGGCGAGGAAAGCCGCGCCAAAGTGCACCCCTTCGTAGTCAAGAAGAAGTCCGGTCTGGCCCGCAGGCTTGGACCCAAGGGCGTGGCCGCCCTCTTCGACCTCTGCATGGCCGCCGAGCTGGGCGTGAAATCCGGCGAACGCCGCACCGATCAGGCCCTGGACAAGCTCGTGGCCGACCTGAGCTGCATCTACCGGGGTTGA